GTCCCCCTCTTTCCATTGTAACTTATTACATAAATATAACATGGTAGGGGTCAAGCCAAACCCTCTACACCTAAGGCTCACAACCTATGGTGATGgcttaatataaaaaaaataaaggtgccgtggtgtatgttgttcgcggatgacatagtcttgattgacgagactcgtagcagAGTTAACACTAAGCGGGAGGGTTGGAGatagacgttggagtctaaaggatttaagttgagtaggactaagacagagtacttggagtgcaagttcagtggcgTACCATATGAGGCTGGCAAggaagtaaggcttggtacctaggccatccagaagaaaggaagttttaagtatcttgggtctattattcaGGGAgatggggagattgacgatgatgtttcacatcgtattggtacAGGATGGATAAAATGGAGGATCACTTCTggagtgctgtgtgacaagaaagtgccaccaaaacttaaaggcaagttctacaaagtggtggttagaccgactttgttgtacggggcggagtgtgGGCCAGTCTAGAACTCTCacattcagaagatgaaagtcgcggaaatgagaatgttacGGTGGATGTATGGGCACACTAGGAAGggtaggattaggaatgaagatattcggggcaaggtgggagtggcatcggtggaggacataatgcgggaagcgaggctgagatggtttggacatgtgaagaggagagacacagatgccccaacGCGGAGgtatgagaggttggctatggacggtttcaggagaggtagaggtaggccaaagaaatattggggagaggtgattagacaggacatggcgtagtttcagcttaccgaggacatgatctTAGATAGGAGATTGTGGAgcactcagattaggatagaaggctaggagGTAGTCTCGCTTAATTCTTTCATCCTAGTAGTTGCAGTTTGCTTATTCGTTTATTGCCATCCGATTTCTGCTTATATTGCTGGGTCTTATACTTCGaatatcttatttatatatggtAGCTACTATTTATCATGACTCTCTCGCTTTTATTGCTtctcgttttcatattgttttgttatgcttgtccttatctgagcttttgtcttgttctctcttgagccgagggtctttcggaaacagcctcctcACATTTCAAGGTgggggggtaaggtctgcgtacactaccctctccagaccccacattgtgggaatctactgggtatgttgttgttgttgttatactttTGTATTTGAATTGTTCTAAACAACATGATAcatttttattatttaaaaataatttatctttaaacttctcattttactttTAATTATATGACTTATAGTCAAATACATACTTACGACCAAATGTTTGAAAAGTCTTTTCGTTAGTTGTAAACTTCTATTTAAAATTaaacatcacataaattgaaatgtcTTTTAAGAAATATCCAATAGAGTAgaatcacataaattgggacagagggttACTAGATCATATATGTTGCTTTTCTTTCTTGACTAGTTATATCAGTCGATTAAAGAAGAAAACAATTCGACATACATACCTCATCCTCAAGCTGTCGAATTAGATAAAAGTTTTTGTGATTAGTCCAATTTCATTTATTCTTGAAAGTTCCTTGTTGACATCAAATCCCGAATTGTCCTTAAAGCGGCACTATGGCCAAGTCACTGGGTTCATCATAGTTCACAACGAACATATAGATAAGCACATTCTGAAATATTGATGGAGGTGCAACATGAACACATGCAAGATAAGCATATGATTTaaagagacaaaaattaaaacaATTCCATTTAATTTACATGGTAGGATACAGGCAGAAATGCATAGTCAGGACAGTTCAAAAGTTATAGTAGCAACTTATGCATACATTACATATATTGTCCTTGATCGATCGCTGCGATAATTCTCAAGAGAGTTTCTAAGTACAACttgaaataaaacaaataggataATGCAATACATTATTACTGTATATTGGTTGAACCGAAGATGGACCAGCTGGTTCGATTATCAGATTAAAGCATCCACCCATGAATAAATCCATTCATATTGTGAGCAGATGCTGCTGCATTGCCCTCATCCGTATTAACAGGATTGTACCTGTAAAAATTTAACCAGAAAAACAACCaaatgtaataataataataataataataataataataataataataataataataataataataataaataataataataataataataataataaataattgtGTAATGCTGGCAATCACTGGAGATTTATTGGCCTTTTTCATAACAGTTGTATCTAGACCAACTTATTACTTATGTGCCATCAACTGATTGAGCAAGACATATAGTACCTCGCATTAACACAAATATCAAATAACTTTACTCGCCAAACCTTTTAGAGCGGTTTTTTTTTCGTACTTTATTAACCGTTAAACCACATAATGATGCCCATTGATAGAAGTAGAAGTTAACAGTCAGATATATTTTGAATAATTACCCAAAATGTGGAGAAGATGAATTCAATCCAAGAGGCTGAAAGAAACCCTCTGAGTGAGGGAGACGACTTTGTTGCATGGCTTGATTAGCTCCATCTTCCCAACACAATCGAAATGGAAATTCAGCTGCACTTTCTTCTAGCTGACAAATGAatatatgccaacaatataaaAATACTTTTTACATTATCAAGTTACCCAATGAATATTTATAGATAAGCGTCTtaaaatatgaaatttgtaatCTTAAAAATAAGACATGTTACTTAGTAAGCGTTTGGAGATTAACTTGAAATCATTAATTTGGGTAAACgttaatttgaagttgaaatctAAGTTATTTGGACTTTTCATTTTCAGTGCCGCACCCGCATTGACACGACTTGAGTGTGGGTGTGGAATTCATACCCAAATTGGTCAAACGATTTtgggtactttgaccaaaatcgatAGAGAAATTTGAGACACACAATGATTTCtaaaatcaaaacaaaagctaGCTAGGGCTATTGCAATAGCCATGTTACACCTCTATATCTTTGCAATAGCCACGTTACGCCAAAAAAGAGTAAGGAGATGCATCTATACTTAATAACAATTACAAGTTCAAACTATCTCTAAAAAATTTGTGCATTCTTTTCCTTATAAATATCCCACTATATTATAGACATATTTTTATAACTCTATTAGTctattttagatatttgaattatttttagcCGAATCCCAGCACCCATATCTATACTTGGATACGTACCctcgaatcttaaaatttagatcatgaaggatcccATCTCTAGATCCCCGTATAAAACTTccacccgagtccgagcaacttaatTAGGTTGAGTATTTGAACATGTAATTTGGATTTAAAAAGTCGTACCTTTTCTCATCAACATGAAAACCCCACAAGTTTTGAATATTAGCAAACCATAGTTCATAAACAAGATATCATAACATCCTAAGGTCCCACTTTAATAAATCAGATCTCCATGTTCCGTTTATAAATAAAAGTTTGTGATTGCATGTTACGATTTTCAAGTTCACATAATTTTACAAAGATCCACTGATTCAATGAATCAACAATGGTAATAACTaatattctttaatataatcctcctaCATGTTATGGACAATCTCTTCACGTCGAGGATGGGTCTTTTATGCAAAATTAAAAATTATGGATCTTTTTTGCAAAATTTAGATTATGGTCAAGTTTTAAATTCTTAAAAAATGAAATCACCAATTTGGAATTGAAATTCTTCGTGAACTAAATTTcatgttgaagttgaagttgaagttcaAAATATCATAAACAAACACAACTTTTCAATTTGAAGTCCAAATTGCATACTGATAAATTTATGTGATAGGTGTAGAAGTTTCACAATGTATACAATTTAAACTCCTTCAAAATATATGTTAAAGTAAGAGATTTGATCTGATTGGTCATTCTTACCTTTCTGCGGAGTAGTTTATTAGATTCTGCCAGTGCTTGCTCCTGCAAAATTCATCGCAAATTTAGAAAATAGGTCAATATCTCTCGCTTATATCTTTATTGGAAAGAAGTAGAATCCCATAATGAGTACCCTTTGTTGAAGATCTGCAAGCTGATCCAGCATGAATTGTGTCTGCAAAGGGCAAAAGAAACAATGTTGTTGGACAAAACCTCTAAGCAATAAGCAAATAAGCCCAAAGTCCGTAAGATTTACTGCGTTAATAAATATAACGACATGAGAATAAGCTTTACAAAAGTATTGTAATGTTTGGTTGGTTGTGCAATCGCGAAACTTAATACAGCTTGTGGTTGGCAGTGCATGTGTAACAGTAAATGTTTAAGGGTTCTAATTAAAGataaaacaaaaaatattaaAGCACTCCCTACATAACAATCCTTACATTATTATTCATCACATAACAAGCTATGTTTCTTATTCACCCCAATATGATGTATTAGTCTGTGAACCAAACAACTTTCGTAAGCAAAGACAAACTAGTTTAACCTACAATTGCAAGGATCAACTCGTAGCTCAAAAATAGAATTTGATTGTTACAAAACTTTTTGTCTTCTCTCTTccttaatataatcctcccacaccCAAGGAAAAACACCAATTGGTAGAAAAAACTTGAAAGAGAACTAGCTAGAGTCAATTGtgactttcttttcctttttcgttTTCTCATTTTGCCCCAAAATCTCGTGGTAAGTTTAATAACTTCATTAGTTTATAAGGTCTTAGTATATCTTTTTTAGAATTGATATTTGGTTCTTCCGAGTAAAATGTGGAGTTTAAGATATATACTTCTTCTCAAAGGGAAAGAAGGAAGTACATGGAAAGCTAGCTTTCTATCTTCACTTGTCTTCTTTAACATTAAGAGAGGTCCCTATAATGACACATTAACAGACATATTCAACTAAGGGGAAACTATCCATACTCCAAACTTAAGATAAAAAAGAAGCATTTTAAGTTTTCGGTAATCGAGATGGGGGATCATCTAATAACACCCTAAAAATTCTATTGAGACAACCTATGGAGCCAACAATCAAAGGATCATAGCATTAAAAAAGTATTAGAATCATTCATATAAGATCAAACTCGTCATTTACTTCATTAAAACTCTGACGCTTGTTTTTGTACCGAAACAAGTAATCTAACATGCCAAATTACACTAATAATGTAAAGTTATTTATACTAtcagtgtatataacttaaatcattGAATAATTTACCTTCCTTGACCTGATTTGCTTTAACGATGCCTCTAATTGATTCTCAAGCCGCTCGAGGTCTTTCGTGCTTAAAGTCCCCAAATCTTCCCCAAGCAGGTGTCTGTGTAATTGTCATAAAAGgtaccaaatcaaatcaatgggTATACAGAGGGTACTAGATAATGGATTGAAGTTACATACATTAACAGTGAAGGAAACTTACCTCTGAGATCGTTGAAGGAGCTCAACTCTAGCTTTTAGCCTCAAATACTCGTGGTAGTTGTTCTGTAAGAAAATAGTGCACTTTTAACTTGTCAGGAATTCACTAATTACTCATTTACAACAACAAGAACGGTCGCAACGATATTAACAACAGCAAAAAAATCAGTAATTACTATCTCATCAATCGCACAGGACCATTTTTATGATGGTATTTACTTTGACTTGTATATATCAAATGAGTGATTGTTGAGAAAAGAATGCTAGATTTGCAATTGACTGAAATATTAATTTGATATACAAAAGATCACATCAGAT
The nucleotide sequence above comes from Lycium barbarum isolate Lr01 chromosome 3, ASM1917538v2, whole genome shotgun sequence. Encoded proteins:
- the LOC132632835 gene encoding MADS-box protein EJ2 isoform X1, yielding MGRGRVELKRIENKINRQVTFAKRRNGLLKKAYELSVLCDAEVALIIFSNRGKLYEFCSTSSMVKTIEKYQRCSYATLEANQTASDTQNNYHEYLRLKARVELLQRSQRHLLGEDLGTLSTKDLERLENQLEASLKQIRSRKTQFMLDQLADLQQREQALAESNKLLRRKLEESAAEFPFRLCWEDGANQAMQQSRLPHSEGFFQPLGLNSSSPHFGYNPVNTDEGNAAASAHNMNGFIHGWML
- the LOC132632835 gene encoding MADS-box protein EJ2 isoform X2, with the protein product MGRGRVELKRIENKINRQVTFAKRRNGLLKKAYELSVLCDAEVALIIFSNRGKLYEFCSTSSMVKTIEKYQRCSYATLEANQTASDTQNNYHEYLRLKARVELLQRSQRHLLGEDLGTLSTKDLERLENQLEASLKQIRSRKTQFMLDQLADLQQREQALAESNKLLRRKVQSC